The sequence ATGCCGAGCTGGGCGTCGAGCGGCGTCGGCCCCGGCGGGAAGTCCACGTCGCGGAGGTCGAGCTCGAGCCGGCCGACCGCGAGGCGATAGTCGTCGCGGACCTCGGCCGGCGTCTGCGGCCGGTGGAGCTCCTCGCCGATGCCGCCGTCCAGCTCCACGTCGGCGGCGGCCACGAGCCCGGCCGGCACAGCCAGCGCGAGCGCCGGCAGCACGAGCCAGGCGGCTCCGCCGTAGAAGGCGCTCACCACCAGCACTCCGCCGGAGGCGATCACCAGGCCGGCCACCACCTCGCCCCCTCCGACGGCGGTCCCCCAGGCGGCGCCCACCGCGGCCACGCACATCAGCACGAGCACGCCGAGCACGATCGCCAGCCGGCGCAGCACCTCGCCCGCGCTGCTTGACGTCTCGGCCCCGCGGCGACGGTCGACCAGCCGCCAGGCGAGCACGGCGCCGGCTGCGAGCACGAGCAGCCACGCGAGGCCGAACGGGTCGAGCCAGAACGGGCCGCCCCAGGGGCCGCCGGCGAAGATCGCCAGCGCCACGAGCAGAAGGACCACGCCGCCGGCGATCGCGACGTTGCGAGAGGGCGTGGCGGCCTCCCCCTCTCCCCCCTCGCTCGGCACGAACAGCACGGCCGCGAGGTAGAGGAAGACGCCGAGCCCGCCGAAGAGCGCGAGCGCGGCGAAGCCGATCCGGAAGATGACCGGGTCGAGGTCGAAGTGGCGCGCGAGGCCGCCGGCCACGCCGGCGACCACGCGGTCCTCGCGCGAGCGGAGGAGGCGGCGGGGGGTGTTGGGTTCCTGGTCGGTCATGGCAGCCAGGTTGCCGCGCCGGAGCGGCGCTGCCAATTGGGAATTACCCCGATGCCGGCCTCAGGGTCAGGTCAGGGGCGAGCGGGATTGGCTGCGGCCCAGGCGGCGATCTCCTTCGATCCCTGCACCACCTCGCCGTCGTCGGCGACGAGCACCGGCACCCAGTTGCTGCCGGTGAGCTCGCGGACCTTCGCGCGCCGCGGATTGAGGAAATCGGGCAGCGGCGCGAGCCCGTACACCTTCTCGACCTCCGGGTCGTGCCCGGCGTCCGTCAGGGCGCTGTGCGCATTCGCGCACGGGTGCCCGCCGGGGCGCGGCGTCTGGAATGTTCCCCAACAGATGTAGAGCTTCATGCGAGATCCGGCACGACGGCTCCGCTGACCCTACCCGCTTCGTCGAGGAGCGCGCATCAGCGGAACGTGCCCCGCTCGCCCCCGGCGCGGGCCCCGCGCATGTACTCGGCCATGTCCTGAGACCAGAACTCCACGACGTTGCCGTCCGGGTCCGTGACGTA is a genomic window of Thermoleophilaceae bacterium containing:
- a CDS encoding PspC domain-containing protein, with the protein product MTDQEPNTPRRLLRSREDRVVAGVAGGLARHFDLDPVIFRIGFAALALFGGLGVFLYLAAVLFVPSEGGEGEAATPSRNVAIAGGVVLLLVALAIFAGGPWGGPFWLDPFGLAWLLVLAAGAVLAWRLVDRRRGAETSSSAGEVLRRLAIVLGVLVLMCVAAVGAAWGTAVGGGEVVAGLVIASGGVLVVSAFYGGAAWLVLPALALAVPAGLVAAADVELDGGIGEELHRPQTPAEVRDDYRLAVGRLELDLRDVDFPPGPTPLDAQLGIGQIDVIVPEEVCVTSTTDVGIGAIDTFGRESGGIDVDRRDSPPARPGVPRLVLDADVGIGQVRVVDDPDDLDRRGRHRGPSGGDGDDGGRENDPCLVGSE